The following are encoded in a window of Sphaerisporangium siamense genomic DNA:
- a CDS encoding Nramp family divalent metal transporter has product MSRARQVIGPAFVAAIAYVDPGNVATNLTAGATSGYLLVWVVVAASLVAMLVQYQAAKLGMATGRSLPRLCRERFPVWGSRLLWLQAEVVVLATDLAEFVGAAIGMRLLFGMPVALSAVVTAAASLLLLELRRRGRTRPFELASAAALLLVGAGIGYDVLATGHQSAAGLAAGLLPVLDGHASLVLAMGIVGATVMPHAVYLHSALVQGNDAASDAAWRQPALIRRALRLDCVLALGVATAVNTSMVALGAGLGAATGGRWAGDLLEAHAELAARVGGAAALAFAVALLSSGISSSGVGTLAGDVVMEGFLGRRVPVHARRLVTMAPAVAALLLGASLTGLLIASQVVISLGVPVALFLLVLFCRDRAVMGPLVNAPLTTRVAGAAGGVVALLGCVLALTTVFGH; this is encoded by the coding sequence GTGTCGCGCGCCCGGCAGGTCATCGGCCCGGCGTTCGTGGCCGCGATCGCCTACGTCGACCCGGGGAACGTCGCCACCAACCTCACCGCGGGTGCCACGTCCGGTTACCTGCTGGTGTGGGTGGTCGTGGCGGCCAGCCTCGTGGCGATGCTCGTGCAGTACCAGGCGGCGAAGCTCGGCATGGCCACGGGCAGGAGCCTGCCGCGGCTGTGCCGGGAGCGGTTCCCGGTGTGGGGCAGCCGGCTGCTGTGGCTGCAGGCCGAGGTCGTGGTGCTCGCCACGGACCTGGCCGAGTTCGTGGGCGCGGCGATCGGCATGCGGCTGCTGTTCGGCATGCCGGTCGCGCTGTCGGCCGTGGTGACCGCGGCGGCGTCCCTGCTGCTGCTGGAGCTGCGCCGCCGGGGCAGGACGCGCCCGTTCGAGCTGGCGAGCGCCGCGGCGCTGCTGCTGGTGGGCGCGGGGATCGGCTACGACGTGCTGGCCACCGGGCACCAGTCGGCCGCCGGTCTGGCGGCCGGGCTGCTGCCGGTGCTGGACGGGCACGCCTCGCTGGTCCTGGCGATGGGGATCGTCGGCGCCACGGTGATGCCGCACGCGGTCTACCTGCACTCGGCGCTGGTGCAGGGGAACGACGCCGCCTCCGACGCGGCCTGGCGGCAGCCGGCGCTCATCCGCAGGGCCCTGCGGCTGGACTGCGTGCTCGCCCTCGGCGTCGCGACCGCCGTCAACACCTCCATGGTGGCGCTCGGCGCCGGGCTCGGCGCCGCGACGGGCGGACGGTGGGCCGGTGACCTGCTGGAGGCGCACGCCGAGCTGGCGGCCCGCGTCGGCGGAGCCGCGGCCCTGGCGTTCGCCGTGGCCCTGCTGTCCTCGGGGATCTCGTCCTCCGGGGTGGGCACGCTGGCCGGCGACGTCGTCATGGAGGGGTTCCTCGGCCGGCGGGTGCCCGTCCACGCGCGCCGGCTGGTGACGATGGCGCCCGCCGTGGCCGCGCTGCTCCTCGGGGCGTCGCTGACCGGGCTGCTCATCGCGAGCCAGGTGGTCATCTCGCTGGGCGTGCCGGTGGCGCTGTTCCTGCTGGTGCTGTTCTGCCGCGACCGGGCGGTGATGGGGCCGCTGGTCAACGCCCCGCTCACCACCCGCGTCGCGGGCGCGGCGGGAGGGGTGGTCGCGCTGCTCGGCTGCGTCCTGGCGCTCACCA